A window from Deltaproteobacteria bacterium encodes these proteins:
- a CDS encoding DUF2283 domain-containing protein: protein MKLRYDKDEDILTIDQGTAGDVIDHAEEMGPVIAHLTADGRPVLLEILDASDFLSAAIRAITARADGDGVEVR from the coding sequence ATGAAACTCCGATACGATAAAGACGAAGACATCCTGACCATCGACCAGGGCACCGCCGGGGACGTTATCGACCATGCCGAAGAGATGGGGCCGGTGATCGCCCACCTTACCGCCGATGGCCGGCCCGTCTTGTTGGAGATCCTCGACGCCAGCGATTTCCTCTCTGCCGCCATCCGCGCTATCACCGCACGCGCCGACGGGGACGGCGTTGAGGTGCGGTAA
- a CDS encoding type II toxin-antitoxin system PemK/MazF family toxin, translated as MPRGRLRLGDVFIAQLDPTVGGEIRKTRPVVIVSNDTINTYAQVVVIAPVTSNVRRASPSHLIIPAGTGGLATDSSILTDQVRAIDRRRLVQRLGRLPTNVRDRVKAALRATFDL; from the coding sequence ATGCCCCGAGGACGACTGCGCCTGGGCGACGTGTTCATCGCCCAGCTCGACCCAACGGTCGGCGGCGAAATCCGTAAGACTCGTCCGGTAGTCATCGTCTCCAACGACACCATAAACACCTACGCTCAGGTGGTGGTGATCGCGCCGGTGACCAGCAACGTGCGCCGTGCATCACCGAGCCACCTCATCATCCCGGCCGGAACCGGCGGTCTTGCCACCGACTCAAGCATTCTCACGGACCAAGTTCGCGCCATTGACCGCCGCCGGCTGGTGCAGCGCCTCGGGCGCCTTCCCACCAACGTCCGTGACCGCGTGAAGGCGGCGCTGCGCGCGACCTTCGATCTCTGA